A window from Thermosipho africanus Ob7 encodes these proteins:
- the murD gene encoding UDP-N-acetylmuramoyl-L-alanine--D-glutamate ligase, protein MKYTLLGFGISNKEILKYLLKKGERVFVSEGKKLSEVDKEFLNSFGVDFEENGHTEKVLDSDVILVSPGIHFENDIIKKAKENNIKIDTEISFCLKEFEKINWFPYVIAVTGSVGKSTTVSMIQHVLNKYKRTLLAGNIGIPIAKLLNDDLRADYLVLEVSSFQLFWSDKFKPNISSILNIYPNHLNWHPEMSHYINSKFKITLSQDENDFFVYNPNDEYIVKNLGKVKAKKVPFKYDFEIHQLPEHLRYKQTIENVAAAKTIVEVAGFEFNIDFLEDFEKLPHRMEYVTEINGVKFFNDSKATNAAAVIRAVENFDGKLHLIMAGIGKNEDYTLLRKVLKNSVKTVALVGPIAKDVKPYLDGINFMECSSINEAVNQLFRIANPGDVIMLSPGGASFDAFKNFEERGEYFKQLVFQLKEGKS, encoded by the coding sequence TTGAAATATACACTACTTGGTTTTGGAATTAGTAATAAGGAAATTTTGAAATATCTTTTAAAAAAAGGAGAAAGAGTTTTTGTAAGTGAAGGGAAAAAATTAAGTGAAGTTGATAAAGAGTTTTTGAATTCTTTTGGTGTGGATTTTGAAGAAAATGGTCATACTGAAAAAGTATTAGATTCGGATGTTATCCTTGTTAGTCCTGGAATACATTTTGAGAATGATATAATCAAAAAGGCAAAGGAAAATAATATAAAGATAGATACGGAAATTTCTTTTTGTTTAAAAGAATTTGAAAAGATAAATTGGTTTCCTTATGTTATTGCAGTAACTGGTTCAGTGGGAAAGAGTACTACTGTATCTATGATTCAGCATGTATTAAACAAGTATAAAAGAACATTGCTTGCTGGAAATATAGGAATTCCTATAGCAAAGTTGTTGAATGATGATTTAAGAGCTGATTATTTGGTCTTAGAAGTGAGTAGTTTTCAACTATTTTGGTCCGATAAATTCAAACCTAATATATCTTCGATTTTAAACATTTATCCTAATCATTTGAATTGGCACCCGGAAATGAGTCACTATATAAATTCGAAATTTAAAATAACACTTTCCCAAGATGAGAATGATTTTTTTGTTTATAACCCTAATGATGAATATATAGTTAAGAATCTTGGTAAAGTTAAAGCAAAGAAAGTTCCATTTAAATATGATTTTGAAATACATCAACTTCCAGAGCATTTAAGGTATAAACAAACTATTGAAAATGTAGCGGCTGCAAAGACTATTGTTGAAGTTGCAGGATTTGAATTTAATATAGATTTTTTGGAAGATTTTGAAAAGTTACCACACAGAATGGAATATGTTACTGAAATAAATGGAGTTAAATTTTTTAATGACTCAAAGGCAACTAATGCTGCTGCAGTAATAAGGGCAGTTGAAAATTTTGATGGAAAGCTGCATCTTATAATGGCTGGAATTGGGAAGAACGAAGATTATACTTTATTACGAAAAGTTCTGAAAAATTCTGTAAAAACTGTGGCTTTGGTTGGTCCAATCGCAAAAGATGTTAAGCCATATTTGGATGGGATTAATTTTATGGAATGTTCAAGTATAAATGAAGCTGTAAATCAATTATTTAGAATAGCAAATCCTGGCGATGTAATTATGTTAAGTCCAGGAGGTGCAAGTTTTGATGCATTTAAAAATTTTGAGGAGCGAGGAGAATATTTTAAGCAACTGGTGTTTCAATTAAAGGAGGGAAAATCTTGA